GGTCAATATCCTGCAAACGGAGGCCGTGGCGTGGCCCGCGCTGCACGACGTGCCGGGGCAGCTCACCATCATCAGCGCACTGCCGCTGTATCACGTGTTCGCAATGACCGTCTGCGGCCTGTATGGGATGCACGCCGGCATGCGGAACCTGCTTATTCTGAATCCGCGCGATCAGCCCGCACTGATCAAAGCCTGGCGGGCAGTGCCGGTCCATATCTTTCCCGGCGTAAACACCCTTTTCAACGCGTTGGCGCGCAATCCCGCCTTCGCGTCGCTGGACTTCTCCGCACTGCGGCTGACCTTCGGCGGCGGCATGGCGGTACAGAGGGCCGTGGCCGACCGCTGGCGCGCCATCACGGGCCGGCCGATCATCGAGGGCTACGGCCTGTCCGAGACTTCGCCGGTGGCCGCGGTCAACCCGACCGATACGCACGTTTTTTCCGGCACGATAGGTTTGCCGGTTCCTTCGACCGATGTGGCGATCCTGGATGATGAAGGCCACGCCGTCCCCGAAGGAGAGCGCGGCGAAGTCTGCATCAAAGGGCCGCAGGTCATGCGGGGATATTGGCAGCGTCCCGATGAAACGCGGCAGGTCATGACGGACGACGGCTATTTCCGCACCGGCGATATCGGGACGATGGACCGTCGCGGCTACATCCGAATCGTGGACCGCAAGAAAGACATGATCGTCGTCTCCGGCTTCAAGGTCTATCCCAACGAGGTCGAAGACGTGATTGCGACGCACCCTGGGGTGCAGGAAGTCGCCGCGGTCGGCGTCGCGGACGAACGCTCGGGCGAATCCGTGCGGGTGTTCGTGGTGCCCAAGGATCCGTCGTTGTCAGAGGCCGATGTCCTCGCGTGGTGCCGCGACAAACTGACGGGCTACAAGCGGCCGCGCAGCGTGGTTTTCAGAACCGAACTTCCCAAAACGAATGTCGGCAAAATTCTGCGCCGCGAACTGCGGGAGGCGGCGCAGGATACCGCCGAAAGCGCGACGGCGGCCTCCTGATACGCGCCGGTCGAAACGCGCGTTCGGGCCGCTCGGGCCGCTCGGGCCGTTCAGGCCGCTCGGGCCGTTCAGGCCGCTCAAACAGATACTTCGTGTACGGCTGCGGGGGCAGCTTTCAGGCCGCCGTGCCGCGGGACAAGTGCGGCGCAATCATCGCTTTCAACGCCGCGGCGATCGCCTGGTTTCCGGAAACCACGTAGCCGCCGATGGGCCAGGGATCCACCCCATACATGTCTTCGGCAACGCCGCCGGCCTCGCGCACGATCAGCGTCCCAGCCGCCACGTCCCAGGGCGCCAGTCCCATTTCCCAATATCCGTCGTAACGTCCTGCCGCGGTCCAAGCCAGGTCCAGCGCGGCCGCGCCCAGCCGTCGCACGCCGCGCGTCACGTTGATCGCTTCGTGCAGGGTGGGCATGTACTGCTGCGCGAAGGAAAAATCGCGGAATGGAAAGCCCGTGGCCACCACCGCGTCGTCAAGGGTTTGCGTGCGCGAACATGCAATCCGCCGGCCGTTCAGCCACGCGCCCGACCCGTGCACCGCGGTAAACATCTCTTCGCGGTTGGGGTCGTAGATCGCGGCGACGACCGGGGTGTCCTCAGTCAATGCGGGGCCCGCGGCCAAACGGGTGCCGGCGTGGGCGATCAGGGCGATGGAAACCGCGTATTGCGGAATGCCGTGCAGGAAATTCGTCGTGCCGTCCAGCGGGTCGATGTACCAGGTCGCGGGCCCCGCCACCTGCCCGCCGGTCTCTTCGGCAACGATGCCGAACTGCGGCGTGCGCGTGCGCAGCTCCTCGATAACCGCCGCCTCGGCCTCGCGGTCAGCCTGCGAAACCAGATCGTTGCGGGCCTTGCGGTCGATCACCAGGTCCGACCGGTGGTGCGCGTACGATTGCAGGATGGCGGCGCCGGCGTGCGCAGCCGTGACGGCGGCGTCCAGCGCCGCGCAAAGATCCAGGGGCGCATTCTGGGAAAGCTGCGCTGGGGTTTGCATGCTCGAATGACCTTTTTCGTGTTATGCCGCCGCGCCGTCGGAACCCATTCCGGCGAATCGATGCGCGGTTTGGGCTCAACGACTCATTGCCCGGACCAGGGCGGAAAGCGCCGATAATCGCGGCTGTCCTTGACGCGGGCGGCGGGCCGGGACCCGCGTCCTTTCAACGGATTCTACGCCGGCCGCACCTTCTTCATGATGTATTGCCCATGTCCGAGTCTTCCAGTGTTGCGTATCGGCCCTTGAAGCCGGCTGCGCCCGTCATCGATGCGCGAGGCGTTCCGTTCAGCCCGGAATACGGCGATATCTATCACGCGGCCGACGGGGCGATGGCCCAGGCTCAGCACGTTTTCCTGGGGGGAAACGACTTGCCTCAACGCTGGCGAGGCCGGGCGTCGTTCACCGTGTGCGAAACGGGCTTCGGGCTGGGTTCCAATTTCCTGGCGCTTTGGCTTGCGTGGCGCGCCGACGCCCAACGTCCACGCCGTCTGCATGTGGTGTCTTTCGAGGCGCACCCCCTGCTGCCGCAAGACTTGGCCGGCGCGCTGGCGCGGCTGCCGGCCGACAGCGGCTGCCGGGTGCTTGCGGACCAGTTGCTGCGCCAATGGCCGCCGTTGCTGCCAGGCGTGCACCGGCTCGAATTCGAACGGGGCGGGGTGACGCTGACGCTCGCATTCGGCGATGCCGGCACCCTGGCGCCCCAATTGGATTTCGTGGCGGACGCTTTCTTTCTGGATGGGTTTGCGCCAGCGCGCAATCCGGAAATGTGGACCCCCGCATTGCTGCAGGCGCTCGGCGCGCATGCCGCGCATGATGCCACGGCGGCAACCTGGTGCAGCGCTGGCCGCGTGCGGCGCGCGCTGCAGGAGGCCGGCTTCGCGGTCGACCGGCGCCCCGGCTTTGCCGGCAAGACCCACATGACCGTCGCGCGGCGCATTGCAGCCGGGCGCGCGCCGGCAGGCGATCCGCCGGCGCATGTCGCCATTGTGGGCGCGGGTATCGCCGGCGCGGCGGTGGCGCAGGCCCTGGGCCTGCGCGGCATTCCGGTCACGTTGCTGGATCCCGCGCATGATGCCGCCCATCGCGGGCACCTGGCCGCTGCCGCGACACCGCTGGTCGCGCTCGACGACAACCCCCGCGCGCGCCTGTCGCGGGCTGGGACCTTGCGCGCGCTGGCCCGCTGGGGCGATCTGGATGGCGATGCGCGGCCCTTGCAATGCGGCACGCTGCAGTTGTCGCGGGACGCAGGCCGTGCTGCGGATGCCGGCAAGGTATTGGCGACGCTCGGTTTTCCCGCATCCTGGGTGCGGCAGGTGGATGCCGCGGAAGCCTCCGACATCGCCGGTCTGGCGGTGTCCCGCGGCGGTCTGTTTTTCCAGGCAGGCCTGCTGGTGCGGCCCGATGCGCTGATACACGCGCTCTCGGCGGCGCCGGGCGTGCGGCGCGTGCCGGGCGCCGTTCACCGCATGGAGCGCAATGGCGACACGTGGCGCCTGGAGGACGAAGCGGGGCGGGTCCTGGCCGACGCGCCGGTGGTCGTGGCGGCCAACGCCGTGGGGGCCCGCCGCCTGCTGCATGCCAGCGGATTGCTGGAGCCGTTGCCGCGGCTGGCCCAAATGCATGCGCTGGCGGGCGAGGTGACCCTGTTGCCCGCG
The sequence above is a segment of the Bordetella genomosp. 9 genome. Coding sequences within it:
- a CDS encoding inositol monophosphatase family protein, which translates into the protein MQTPAQLSQNAPLDLCAALDAAVTAAHAGAAILQSYAHHRSDLVIDRKARNDLVSQADREAEAAVIEELRTRTPQFGIVAEETGGQVAGPATWYIDPLDGTTNFLHGIPQYAVSIALIAHAGTRLAAGPALTEDTPVVAAIYDPNREEMFTAVHGSGAWLNGRRIACSRTQTLDDAVVATGFPFRDFSFAQQYMPTLHEAINVTRGVRRLGAAALDLAWTAAGRYDGYWEMGLAPWDVAAGTLIVREAGGVAEDMYGVDPWPIGGYVVSGNQAIAAALKAMIAPHLSRGTAA
- a CDS encoding AMP-binding protein, with the translated sequence MQRPWLAEYPAGVPAEVSVDGYVSLVDLLDRACERYATRIACTAMGTNLSYEAIDIHARRFAGWLQSLDMPRGSRVAVMLPNVPAYLACMLGTLRAGHVLVNVNPLYRPAELERQLRDAGAQVIVILENFAHTLQSVAELGGVRHVVVTAIGDLLGGIKETVVNLAARHVKKVVPPWRIEGALRLPRALALGQRHGFEQPALSMEDLAILQYTGGTTGTPKGAMLTHRNLAVNILQTEAVAWPALHDVPGQLTIISALPLYHVFAMTVCGLYGMHAGMRNLLILNPRDQPALIKAWRAVPVHIFPGVNTLFNALARNPAFASLDFSALRLTFGGGMAVQRAVADRWRAITGRPIIEGYGLSETSPVAAVNPTDTHVFSGTIGLPVPSTDVAILDDEGHAVPEGERGEVCIKGPQVMRGYWQRPDETRQVMTDDGYFRTGDIGTMDRRGYIRIVDRKKDMIVVSGFKVYPNEVEDVIATHPGVQEVAAVGVADERSGESVRVFVVPKDPSLSEADVLAWCRDKLTGYKRPRSVVFRTELPKTNVGKILRRELREAAQDTAESATAAS
- the mnmC gene encoding FAD-dependent 5-carboxymethylaminomethyl-2-thiouridine(34) oxidoreductase MnmC, with the protein product MSESSSVAYRPLKPAAPVIDARGVPFSPEYGDIYHAADGAMAQAQHVFLGGNDLPQRWRGRASFTVCETGFGLGSNFLALWLAWRADAQRPRRLHVVSFEAHPLLPQDLAGALARLPADSGCRVLADQLLRQWPPLLPGVHRLEFERGGVTLTLAFGDAGTLAPQLDFVADAFFLDGFAPARNPEMWTPALLQALGAHAAHDATAATWCSAGRVRRALQEAGFAVDRRPGFAGKTHMTVARRIAAGRAPAGDPPAHVAIVGAGIAGAAVAQALGLRGIPVTLLDPAHDAAHRGHLAAAATPLVALDDNPRARLSRAGTLRALARWGDLDGDARPLQCGTLQLSRDAGRAADAGKVLATLGFPASWVRQVDAAEASDIAGLAVSRGGLFFQAGLLVRPDALIHALSAAPGVRRVPGAVHRMERNGDTWRLEDEAGRVLADAPVVVAANAVGARRLLHASGLLEPLPRLAQMHALAGEVTLLPAHALAGGPRCIIGGEGYLLPAVHGHCVAGSTYVHGAAEATVSAGGQGVNLAKAAALLDADAAAAVRSMAAGALSGWAGWRAVLPGRLPAVGPVSHAEGLYLATGFGSRGLSWAALAGDIIAAHLCGEPAPLENDLLRAIAPR